The Oxyura jamaicensis isolate SHBP4307 breed ruddy duck chromosome 11 unlocalized genomic scaffold, BPBGC_Ojam_1.0 oxy11_random_OJ70740, whole genome shotgun sequence DNA segment TCGgtcccccccggggggctgtCCCCTCACCGAAGCCCCCCCCTTGCCAGGCTCAGAGCGCCCTGCTGGCCCCCGGCCCCGTCTCCCTGGTCCTGGATGAGGACGGCACGGCGGTGGAGACGGAGGCTTTCTTCCGCACGCTGGAGGATGGAGCCGTGCTGATGGCGCTGAGCAAGGGGCAGTCGTGGTCTGCCCCCAAggtgagccccccccccctcacccgGGGAGGGTGTTCGGGGACCCCCAATTATCCCCCCCGCATCCCACACCGAGATCCGGCACGATGCTGGGAGGTGCCCGGGGTGCTGTGGGCGGGGGGGGACCCGCTGGGAACCGGGGGTCCCGCTGTGCCCTAGACCCCCGGCTACCAGCTGAGCCTGTCCCGCAAGCCCCCCCGGAGGATCGACGTGGCCTGCGTCACTTTCGACCTCTACAAAACCAGCCCGCGGGACCTGGGCTGCCTCAACGTCAAAGCCACGCTCTACGGCACCTACAGCATGTCCTACGACCTGCGCTGCCACGGCGCCAAGCGGCTCGTCAAGTGAGTGCCGGGGCgaggggacccccccccccccccgggccccccccccccccgggggggggggccccccccccccccccagggaccccccaCCCCGGTGGGTGCTCACCCACCTCCCCCCGCCCAGGGAAGCCCTGCGCTGGGTGCTTTTCACCATGCAAGCCACGGGCCACGTGCTGCTGGGCACCTCCTGCTACATGGAGCAGCTCCTGGACGCCACCGAGGAGCccaaggaagaggagaggagcccggcgctgccccgcgccctgccccgcagcctccccccgccgccccccaaGAAGACCCCGCAGTgagggcttggggggggggggtcccggagCCGTGCTGTCCGGATGCGGCCAGGTCTCGGCGGTAGCTGTTActctgtaaatatatttatttaagtaaaatcCCCGCTTCTCCCAGCGCTGCCCGGTGGCCTTTCCCCTCCCTGGCTGGaggaattgggggggggggggtttgttGGCTGCTTTCCCCCCCCTGCTTGGCACGGGGCTGGGCCAGGCGGTAGTGCAAGAGGGCACCGGGGGGGATGCTGGTGCAAGAAGCcccccggggagctgctgctggaggacgGCCGGGTCCC contains these protein-coding regions:
- the CIDEC gene encoding cell death activator CIDE-3; the protein is MDYAKSLSLRLAAPVSKCVSASASMTQQLLLSPAPRPRPFRVCNWDRSLRKGIMAQSLAELLRQAQSALLAPGPVSLVLDEDGTAVETEAFFRTLEDGAVLMALSKGQSWSAPKTPGYQLSLSRKPPRRIDVACVTFDLYKTSPRDLGCLNVKATLYGTYSMSYDLRCHGAKRLVKEALRWVLFTMQATGHVLLGTSCYMEQLLDATEEPKEEERSPALPRALPRSLPPPPPKKTPQ